Proteins from a genomic interval of Methanoplanus endosymbiosus:
- a CDS encoding ABC transporter permease — translation MADLRFINIYKRDMTRYFRFKTQLISSMLMPALWLAFFGLAMTGNFERIMPAGDAVTGVPQIDYLTFMCAGIIAVTILFTNIYGGFFFLFDKNWGILREIVASPMPRKNLILGFCMSGITKSCIQATIVLVFGILLGVSFFGGYPPLRIIFSVAGILLFVSLFAIAFLCISASIALRMDSAEGFQGVTTLLTMPLFFMSNALYPTSGMPGILETASDFNPLTHLTNGIRYFAIGDDFTAIGTHFVYSTGDIIISFAFLVVFALIMFAIALKTVESIIVT, via the coding sequence ATGGCAGATCTACGGTTCATCAATATATATAAGCGCGATATGACCCGGTATTTCCGGTTTAAAACACAGCTCATCTCATCCATGCTTATGCCGGCGTTATGGCTTGCATTCTTTGGTCTGGCAATGACAGGAAATTTTGAGAGGATTATGCCTGCCGGAGATGCAGTTACGGGTGTCCCCCAGATAGACTATCTCACATTTATGTGTGCCGGAATAATTGCTGTGACAATACTCTTCACCAATATTTATGGCGGATTTTTCTTCCTTTTTGATAAGAACTGGGGCATTTTAAGGGAGATTGTGGCAAGCCCTATGCCCAGGAAAAACCTGATACTTGGCTTTTGCATGTCAGGCATTACAAAATCCTGCATACAGGCAACGATTGTCCTTGTATTTGGAATTCTGCTTGGGGTTTCCTTCTTTGGAGGATATCCGCCGCTCAGAATAATATTCTCAGTTGCAGGAATACTTCTCTTTGTCTCCCTCTTTGCTATAGCCTTCCTGTGCATCTCGGCATCCATTGCCCTCAGGATGGACTCGGCAGAGGGATTTCAGGGAGTTACAACTCTCCTTACCATGCCACTCTTCTTCATGTCAAACGCCCTTTATCCGACAAGCGGCATGCCCGGCATTCTGGAGACGGCTTCGGATTTTAATCCGCTTACTCACCTGACAAACGGAATCAGGTATTTTGCCATAGGTGATGACTTTACAGCAATAGGGACGCACTTTGTATATTCAACAGGGGACATTATAATCTCATTTGCATTTCTGGTTGTATTCGCACTCATAATGTTTGCAATTGCCTTAAAAACGGTTGAGAGTATTATAGTGACATAA
- a CDS encoding response regulator produces MGKTRVVIVEDSEFIAHGLEKILQSMGYQIAGIASERVAALKLVKENSPDVILMDIELSSGGLEGISIAEEIKKVRDIPVIFLSAHDDDATLRKSLQAEPYGFISKPAKSRDIRAAIEIVTNKNRAKIAEEELLRKDAILHAVCQSANNFFSENIFDTNIQSAIKNLGIASGADRVTIFVFPEGNEDLHYLKMGYCWHKEGCEDLKDTYIFSEHSDFEDYKESFNGLRRGAVVTGNHPGCSSSGGGERDFRADFSFMAAPVFLDDKWWGIVRFDNCHDSRIWSSSEKEALTAAASMIGSAVKHEIIEKNLRNEEERYKYLYNLVRVMCDNVPDMIWSKDRNNCYTFANRELCDKYLSASDTNEPVGKPITYFIDRTKAERPDDPDWFTVGEMTVQTDLEVMEAGKPVKYEDHGYLRGRSVYLDIFKSPLFDSSGNIIGTLGCARDITDEIHARDEIKRSLDEKTILLQEVHHRVKNNLAIVNSLLSMQGRNVENNDIKNSLKDAEMRIFSISSVHEELYKSEDFSHIDADRHFTLLGEEIISNYVSDASVSLDVDCGGIRLALNTAIPVSLVVNELLTNSIKYAFSGREKGIISIYAGKEDDKICVVVRDDGVGMKKTFDPENTNSLGLSLVKNIVRMQLDGELVFESPDEGGTVCRFCFSPEDC; encoded by the coding sequence ATGGGAAAAACAAGAGTTGTAATTGTAGAGGATTCTGAGTTTATAGCGCATGGGCTTGAGAAAATCCTTCAGTCAATGGGTTATCAGATCGCCGGTATTGCATCTGAGAGAGTTGCTGCATTAAAGCTTGTCAAAGAGAATTCTCCTGATGTAATTCTTATGGATATTGAGTTGTCATCCGGAGGTCTGGAGGGGATCTCAATTGCAGAGGAGATCAAGAAGGTAAGGGACATTCCGGTAATTTTTCTCTCTGCACATGATGATGATGCCACTCTCAGAAAATCCCTTCAGGCAGAGCCGTACGGTTTCATCTCCAAGCCGGCAAAATCCCGTGACATAAGAGCTGCTATAGAGATTGTTACTAATAAAAACAGGGCAAAAATTGCAGAAGAGGAACTGTTAAGGAAAGACGCGATTCTTCATGCAGTATGTCAGTCTGCAAACAATTTCTTCTCAGAAAATATTTTTGATACCAATATTCAGAGTGCAATAAAAAATCTTGGTATTGCAAGCGGCGCTGACAGGGTTACTATTTTTGTCTTTCCGGAGGGGAATGAAGATCTGCATTATTTAAAAATGGGATACTGCTGGCATAAAGAGGGTTGCGAGGATTTAAAAGATACTTATATATTTTCAGAACATTCTGATTTTGAAGACTATAAGGAGAGTTTTAACGGTTTAAGGAGAGGGGCGGTTGTAACCGGAAATCATCCTGGATGCAGTTCATCAGGGGGTGGGGAGAGAGATTTCAGGGCAGATTTTTCCTTTATGGCAGCACCTGTTTTTCTGGATGATAAGTGGTGGGGTATAGTCCGTTTTGACAACTGCCATGACTCAAGGATATGGTCGTCATCTGAAAAAGAGGCACTTACAGCTGCTGCATCAATGATAGGTTCAGCTGTTAAACATGAAATAATTGAGAAAAATCTCCGGAATGAAGAGGAGAGATACAAATATCTCTATAATCTTGTGAGGGTGATGTGCGACAATGTGCCGGATATGATCTGGTCAAAGGACAGAAATAACTGTTATACCTTTGCGAACCGGGAATTGTGTGATAAGTACCTCTCTGCATCAGATACCAATGAACCGGTGGGAAAACCGATTACATATTTTATTGACAGAACGAAAGCAGAGCGGCCTGATGATCCGGACTGGTTCACCGTCGGAGAGATGACTGTACAAACTGATCTTGAGGTTATGGAAGCCGGAAAGCCGGTTAAATATGAAGATCATGGGTATTTGAGGGGGAGGTCTGTTTATCTGGATATATTTAAGTCTCCTCTCTTTGACTCATCCGGAAATATAATCGGGACACTTGGTTGTGCAAGGGATATTACGGATGAGATTCATGCCCGTGATGAGATAAAGAGGTCACTTGATGAGAAGACCATACTGCTTCAGGAAGTACATCACAGGGTTAAGAATAATCTTGCAATAGTCAATTCCCTTCTTTCAATGCAGGGCAGGAATGTTGAGAACAATGACATTAAGAACAGCCTTAAAGATGCTGAGATGAGAATATTTTCAATTTCATCTGTTCATGAGGAGTTGTATAAATCAGAGGATTTTTCACATATAGATGCGGACAGGCATTTCACTCTTCTTGGTGAGGAGATAATCAGTAATTATGTATCTGATGCCTCTGTTTCACTTGATGTTGACTGTGGCGGTATAAGACTGGCCCTTAATACTGCAATTCCTGTAAGCCTTGTTGTGAATGAACTGCTCACAAATTCAATAAAGTATGCTTTTTCCGGCAGGGAAAAGGGAATTATTTCTATTTATGCCGGAAAAGAAGATGATAAGATCTGTGTTGTAGTCAGGGATGACGGTGTCGGCATGAAAAAAACATTTGATCCGGAAAATACAAACTCACTTGGTCTTTCCCTTGTGAAAAATATCGTCAGGATGCAGCTTGACGGTGAACTGGTATTTGAATCTCCGGATGAGGGCGGGACAGTATGCCGGTTCTGTTTCTCTCCGGAAGATTGCTGA
- a CDS encoding ATP-binding cassette domain-containing protein, with protein MSDENIIEVSGLSHSYGDLEAVHDVSFSVRRGEIFSFLGPNGAGKSTAINVLITLLKIQRGNVRISGYELSENPQGVRESIGIVFQEITLDRDMTVEETLKFHGRLYSMTAEEIKSRTDELLCLVELDGKRDRRTKELSGGMKRRLEIARGLMTRPDVLFLDEPTIGLDPQTRRKTWEYLRDVNREGTTIFLTTHYMDEADVLSDRISIIDNGKIIITGTPAELKNNLGEDLIYLESSDTKCSKEILTKFPGVKEIKEKDKGIILSTYRDGTRILPELIKVLEDSKISIEAVNLKKPSMDNVFMHYTGRGLRDGAD; from the coding sequence ATGTCTGATGAGAACATAATTGAAGTCAGTGGCTTAAGCCATAGTTACGGAGATCTGGAGGCAGTACATGATGTCAGTTTTTCTGTACGAAGAGGTGAAATATTCTCATTCCTTGGGCCGAACGGAGCAGGAAAGAGCACTGCAATAAATGTCCTGATAACACTTCTCAAGATACAGAGGGGAAATGTCAGAATTTCCGGATATGAACTGTCAGAAAACCCCCAGGGAGTCAGGGAATCAATTGGTATAGTCTTTCAGGAGATAACCCTTGATCGGGATATGACTGTTGAGGAGACACTTAAATTTCACGGAAGGCTGTACTCAATGACTGCTGAAGAGATTAAAAGCAGAACTGACGAACTTCTGTGCCTTGTTGAGCTGGATGGAAAAAGAGACAGGCGCACAAAGGAATTGTCAGGAGGAATGAAAAGAAGGCTGGAGATTGCAAGGGGACTTATGACGAGGCCGGACGTTTTATTCCTTGACGAGCCGACAATAGGGCTTGATCCCCAGACAAGAAGAAAGACCTGGGAATACCTAAGGGATGTCAACCGCGAAGGCACCACAATATTTCTGACAACCCATTATATGGACGAAGCCGACGTACTCTCAGACAGAATAAGTATAATTGACAACGGGAAGATTATCATCACCGGAACTCCGGCAGAACTTAAAAATAACCTCGGTGAAGATCTCATATACCTTGAAAGTTCAGATACTAAGTGTTCAAAAGAGATTCTGACTAAATTTCCGGGGGTGAAGGAGATAAAAGAGAAGGACAAAGGAATTATCCTCTCTACATACAGAGACGGGACAAGAATACTTCCGGAACTTATTAAGGTTCTTGAAGACAGTAAAATCTCAATTGAGGCGGTAAATCTCAAAAAACCATCTATGGACAATGTATTTATGCATTACACAGGAAGGGGGCTGAGGGACGGAGCTGATTAA
- a CDS encoding ABC transporter ATP-binding protein — protein MTPASGDTLTLPKEPEGAGRIKSLIRVSRYLGLKKIRLAAVIILFLIGTVSFILLSVMLGIAVNSLTGIKTVDTIYPVVATMAGLSVLSFICYYIGYYLLADVIQTALFRLRQNLFEHMQTLSLRFYDRQPIGELMSRVTNDIDVVTAFFQVPLGTLLMGTFMLITTMVAMLWLNSWLALVAMVAVVLLIGIVWLLARVAGPAFGMLQERLADLNGLTEETLAGEKTIIAYRQQKKMAARQSGVSKEAYEVGVKAQVVSLVINPLTVLVTNLDVGIVALIGSIMIVKGALTVGVLTTFLSLTLLFVLPMLTIFANYNYILSASVSAGRIFSILDEKPDIVDRPGAVELKPVKGHVVFKDVNFSYVSGRQILKNNSFEALPGQKIGLCGPTGAGKSTIINILTRYYDIDSGIIEIDGQNIYDVKQESLRKQIGVVLQEPFLFSDTVMNNLKYGRDGASEDECTAVAKDANCHEFITRLPKGYDTILSDGGSNLSQGQRQLLTIARAMIADPRILILDEATSNVDTRTEKNIQAALRKLQEGRTSFVIAHRLSTIKDAHKILVINQGEIVERGTHDEMMAAKGFYYDLYMSQFKGRVSEILSE, from the coding sequence ATGACACCTGCATCAGGGGATACACTGACATTACCAAAAGAACCTGAAGGAGCAGGGAGGATAAAATCCCTGATCCGTGTCAGCAGGTATCTCGGACTAAAGAAGATCCGTCTTGCCGCAGTGATTATCCTCTTCCTTATCGGAACAGTTTCATTCATTCTCCTTTCGGTTATGCTCGGAATTGCAGTCAATTCACTTACCGGAATAAAGACGGTGGATACCATTTATCCGGTTGTGGCAACAATGGCCGGCCTTTCAGTTCTCTCGTTCATCTGCTACTACATTGGATATTATCTCCTTGCAGATGTTATTCAGACTGCACTCTTCCGCCTGCGTCAGAACCTCTTTGAGCATATGCAGACGCTTTCGCTGAGGTTCTACGACAGGCAGCCCATCGGTGAACTTATGAGCCGGGTAACCAATGACATTGATGTTGTCACAGCCTTTTTCCAGGTGCCGCTCGGAACTCTGCTGATGGGGACATTCATGCTCATTACAACCATGGTGGCCATGTTATGGCTCAATTCATGGCTTGCCCTTGTTGCAATGGTTGCTGTTGTCCTCCTTATAGGAATTGTATGGCTTCTCGCACGGGTTGCAGGGCCGGCATTCGGGATGCTTCAGGAACGGCTGGCTGACTTAAACGGCCTGACGGAAGAGACTCTTGCCGGTGAAAAGACTATAATTGCGTACAGGCAGCAGAAAAAGATGGCAGCACGCCAGTCAGGGGTAAGTAAAGAGGCATATGAAGTTGGGGTGAAGGCACAGGTCGTTTCGCTTGTTATCAACCCGCTGACAGTCCTTGTCACAAACCTTGATGTCGGCATCGTAGCCCTCATCGGTTCGATAATGATTGTCAAAGGCGCACTGACAGTCGGAGTCCTGACGACATTTCTCTCATTAACACTGCTCTTTGTCCTTCCTATGCTCACCATCTTTGCAAATTACAACTACATCCTCTCTGCTTCTGTCAGTGCCGGACGCATATTCTCAATACTTGATGAAAAGCCCGATATTGTTGACAGACCAGGTGCAGTTGAGTTAAAGCCGGTAAAAGGGCATGTGGTCTTTAAGGATGTCAACTTCAGCTACGTTTCCGGGCGGCAAATCCTGAAAAATAATAGTTTTGAGGCTCTGCCCGGCCAGAAAATAGGGTTATGCGGACCAACCGGAGCAGGAAAGAGCACTATTATCAACATACTGACCCGGTACTATGATATCGACAGCGGCATAATAGAGATCGATGGCCAGAATATCTATGATGTAAAACAGGAGAGTCTCAGAAAGCAGATTGGCGTTGTACTACAGGAGCCGTTTCTCTTCTCCGATACGGTTATGAACAACTTAAAATACGGCAGGGACGGTGCATCCGAAGATGAATGCACTGCTGTGGCAAAGGATGCCAACTGCCACGAATTTATCACCCGCCTGCCGAAAGGCTACGATACCATCCTCTCTGACGGTGGGAGCAACCTCTCGCAGGGTCAGCGTCAGCTCCTGACGATAGCAAGAGCAATGATCGCAGACCCCCGGATACTGATACTTGATGAGGCAACAAGCAATGTAGATACCCGCACTGAGAAGAATATCCAGGCAGCACTGAGAAAATTACAGGAGGGAAGAACCAGTTTTGTGATTGCCCACCGGCTGAGCACTATAAAAGATGCACATAAGATTCTTGTCATAAACCAGGGTGAGATAGTGGAGCGTGGCACCCACGATGAGATGATGGCTGCAAAGGGATTTTACTATGATCTCTATATGAGCCAGTTCAAAGGCCGTGTTTCGGAGATTCTTTCAGAATAA
- a CDS encoding PKD domain-containing protein yields MKINRIYVLFIFIVLSAALLISPAAADGNETETNTTVTNTTVTSTISSDISAGSTWDNYLVLTYSGSINGGTADSWEWNFGDDSGTSTTQSGTYTYSETGSYTVSLTVTSSDSEITDATIDDSVTISEPDFNASADIEMSESSLLIDYDSTTEGAESWEWDFGDGEGTSTYESGSYTYDDTGTYQVTLTATSPAGDTDTYYEYITFSAAPEACFTVDNTTGSSPLYVEFTDDSEENPYTGEDIVEWYWEFGDDDGSYYHAYEDDDDDPDTSFTFEDEGTYTVTLTVTDDDDEEDTYEVEIVVDDDVSPEADFSVDDDYDTEGSAPLTVAFVDESDESDDTGAEIIAWYWVIYDEDGDKYDYSTAQDPEFTFEDEGEYTVTLTVTDEEGMSDTETKEDYIEVTLDLSATFTASPTSGYKPLTVNFYATDGSDNEYDIDYYYWYFGDGLTNLGSDDSPSHTYTSPGTYDVKLIVIDEKDNRYTYERDNYIVVTGTNTVTTTPTATVTPTPQATESADDTLLAVSSSAGTKIFGLPGTEYFRTEITRFHEFYSEYLSLITGVFGMK; encoded by the coding sequence AATTTCCCCTGCTGCTGCGGACGGTAATGAAACAGAAACAAATACAACTGTCACAAATACAACAGTCACATCAACGATAAGTTCAGACATCTCAGCCGGGAGCACATGGGATAATTATCTTGTATTAACTTATTCCGGATCAATTAACGGTGGAACTGCTGACTCATGGGAATGGAATTTCGGTGATGACAGCGGCACTTCGACCACCCAGTCAGGCACATATACCTACTCTGAAACAGGAAGTTATACAGTTTCACTTACTGTAACATCCTCAGACAGTGAAATTACGGATGCAACCATAGACGATTCAGTTACTATCAGTGAACCTGATTTTAATGCTTCAGCAGATATAGAAATGAGCGAAAGTTCTCTCTTAATTGATTACGATAGCACAACTGAAGGAGCAGAATCATGGGAGTGGGACTTTGGGGACGGTGAAGGCACATCAACATATGAGAGCGGCTCATATACATACGATGATACGGGAACTTATCAGGTAACCCTTACAGCAACAAGTCCCGCGGGTGATACTGACACATATTATGAATATATAACCTTCAGTGCAGCACCAGAGGCCTGCTTTACGGTTGACAATACTACAGGGAGTTCACCATTATATGTCGAATTTACCGATGATTCTGAGGAAAATCCCTACACGGGTGAAGACATCGTTGAATGGTACTGGGAATTTGGTGATGACGATGGCTCATACTATCACGCCTATGAAGATGACGATGATGATCCGGACACCTCATTTACCTTTGAAGATGAGGGCACATATACCGTAACCCTGACTGTCACTGATGACGATGATGAAGAAGACACCTACGAAGTTGAGATCGTTGTTGACGACGACGTTTCACCGGAGGCCGACTTCTCAGTGGATGACGATTATGATACTGAAGGAAGTGCTCCTCTCACAGTAGCATTCGTTGATGAATCAGATGAGTCTGATGATACCGGTGCTGAAATTATTGCATGGTACTGGGTAATCTACGATGAGGACGGTGACAAGTATGACTATTCAACTGCGCAGGATCCTGAATTCACTTTTGAAGATGAAGGTGAATATACAGTCACTCTGACAGTTACCGACGAAGAAGGTATGTCTGATACCGAAACTAAGGAAGATTATATTGAAGTCACCCTGGACCTTTCTGCAACATTTACGGCCTCTCCCACATCCGGCTACAAGCCCCTGACTGTAAACTTCTACGCGACTGACGGGAGCGACAATGAATATGATATTGATTACTATTACTGGTACTTCGGTGACGGCTTAACCAATCTTGGAAGCGATGACAGCCCCAGCCACACTTATACATCACCCGGAACATATGATGTAAAACTGATTGTTATTGATGAAAAAGACAACAGATATACTTACGAAAGAGACAACTACATCGTAGTTACGGGTACAAATACAGTCACCACAACCCCGACTGCCACAGTAACTCCAACGCCCCAGGCAACGGAATCGGCAGATGATACATTACTGGCAGTCTCTTCATCAGCAGGAACAAAGATATTCGGCCTTCCCGGAACAGAATATTTCAGGACTGAAATTACCAGATTCCATGAATTTTACAGTGAATATCTCAGCCTTATCACTGGGGTCTTTGGGATGAAATAA
- a CDS encoding ABC transporter ATP-binding protein, whose translation MALLPNLRRMMIIYRGNWKWIALSQIFVLLSAFFMLLIPVQIATLINLGVITGNISVIVDSALTMLFFAILAGAFAMANLYVAALVGEGTAHYLRTIVYEKIQTFSFGNLDTYPVGEMLVRLTNDIYQINMAANYATRYMLYAPFMILIALVFVYIGSPSLVWIFLLVIIITAVLFGVISLVLQKQYQERQRTLDAENNVLQEDFAGVRVIKSFVMQDYENKRFEEKNENFRLASLSPLRTMSLQLPSIFLILGLSNALVIWYGGMQVIAGVIEVGEIVAFTQYFFFILAQLWILSYVLPQIIAAEASGGRLAELIDTVPTVLNAPDAEALIPGEIKGRVEFENVSFSYDGPGGKEAVKNISFTAEPGTTVAFLGPTGSGKSTLINLIPRFYDTTEGRITIDGHDIKKIPQDKLRTIVDIALQESVLFSGTIHENIAFADQDMTYEQVREASLAADADGFVSAIPGDYKSRVARKGTNFSGGQRQRLSIARAIAPHPKILILDDSTSAVDVATESRIQAAMSTLMKETTIFMVAQRISTVLTADTIILLDQGEIVDKGNHSELMGRSTLYREIFESQLGGIRKEDVS comes from the coding sequence GTGGCGTTACTTCCTAATCTCCGCCGGATGATGATCATCTACAGAGGGAACTGGAAATGGATAGCCCTCTCACAGATATTTGTTCTGCTCAGTGCATTCTTCATGCTCCTGATTCCGGTTCAGATTGCAACGCTTATCAATCTCGGAGTAATCACTGGCAATATCAGCGTCATTGTGGACAGCGCACTCACCATGCTCTTTTTTGCAATTCTTGCAGGGGCTTTTGCTATGGCAAACCTCTATGTGGCAGCACTTGTAGGAGAGGGCACAGCCCATTACCTCCGGACAATAGTCTATGAAAAGATTCAGACCTTTTCTTTTGGCAATCTTGACACCTACCCGGTAGGTGAGATGCTTGTGAGGCTCACAAATGACATCTACCAGATCAATATGGCTGCCAATTATGCAACACGCTACATGCTCTACGCACCATTCATGATCCTCATAGCACTCGTCTTTGTCTATATAGGAAGTCCGTCTCTTGTCTGGATATTTCTGCTGGTTATTATTATAACAGCAGTTCTTTTCGGAGTTATATCACTGGTGCTTCAGAAACAGTACCAGGAGCGTCAGAGAACACTGGATGCAGAGAATAATGTACTGCAGGAGGATTTTGCAGGAGTCAGAGTAATCAAGTCATTTGTCATGCAGGATTATGAAAATAAACGGTTTGAAGAGAAGAACGAGAATTTCCGGCTTGCATCCCTCTCACCACTCCGCACAATGTCACTTCAGCTCCCATCAATCTTTCTGATTCTGGGACTTTCAAATGCTCTCGTCATCTGGTATGGTGGTATGCAGGTGATTGCAGGAGTCATTGAAGTAGGTGAAATTGTGGCATTTACCCAGTATTTCTTCTTCATTCTTGCCCAGCTCTGGATATTATCATATGTACTCCCACAGATTATTGCAGCGGAGGCATCAGGCGGGCGGCTGGCAGAACTGATAGATACAGTACCTACCGTTCTGAACGCACCGGATGCAGAGGCGCTCATCCCCGGAGAAATAAAAGGGCGTGTGGAATTTGAGAACGTCTCTTTCTCGTACGACGGGCCGGGCGGTAAAGAAGCAGTGAAGAATATCAGCTTCACTGCCGAACCCGGAACCACGGTTGCATTCCTCGGCCCGACAGGCTCAGGCAAATCCACACTGATCAATCTGATACCGCGTTTTTATGACACAACAGAGGGGCGTATCACGATAGACGGGCATGACATCAAAAAAATTCCGCAGGACAAACTCAGAACAATTGTAGATATCGCCCTGCAGGAATCGGTTCTCTTCTCCGGAACTATACATGAGAATATCGCCTTTGCAGATCAGGACATGACATATGAACAGGTGAGGGAAGCTTCACTGGCGGCTGATGCAGACGGTTTTGTCTCTGCCATTCCCGGAGATTATAAATCACGTGTCGCCCGTAAAGGGACAAATTTTTCCGGCGGACAAAGGCAGCGCCTCTCAATTGCCCGTGCTATTGCCCCGCACCCTAAGATCTTAATTCTTGACGACAGCACCAGTGCAGTGGATGTCGCCACAGAAAGCCGGATTCAGGCCGCCATGAGCACATTAATGAAAGAGACAACAATATTCATGGTAGCTCAGAGGATCAGCACAGTCCTGACGGCAGACACCATCATCCTGCTGGATCAGGGAGAGATTGTGGATAAAGGAAACCACTCTGAACTTATGGGCAGAAGTACACTGTATCGTGAGATATTTGAATCACAGCTCGGCGGGATACGAAAGGAGGATGTATCATGA
- a CDS encoding polyphosphate kinase 2 family protein has product MGDEWMIKERIIKKTLVIPGKTVSLKDFGTGWAHYTELKDITKEDLKKAAEELLEENRQALASAQELLWASNIYSVLIVLQGMDTAGKDGTIRHVMSGVNPQGVDVSSFKVPTPEEVDHDFLWRYSIKLPSRGSIGIFNRSYYEDVLVVRVHPEILDRMRLPPGKKNGKFWEERFEDINAFERHLAHNGTLILKFFLHISKEEQKKRLLKRLENVEKHWKFSQSDLAERQYWDSYQDIYEKMLENTSTEYAPWYVIPADFKWVARTLIADIISTKIQALDLHYPEVSDEAMANINRAKTELNGEKK; this is encoded by the coding sequence ATGGGAGATGAATGGATGATAAAGGAGAGAATAATAAAAAAGACGCTTGTAATACCCGGAAAAACAGTTTCTCTGAAGGATTTTGGTACAGGGTGGGCACACTACACAGAGCTGAAGGACATAACAAAAGAAGACCTGAAAAAGGCGGCAGAAGAACTGCTCGAAGAAAACCGCCAGGCTCTTGCATCTGCCCAGGAACTGTTATGGGCGAGCAATATCTACTCAGTGCTCATAGTACTGCAGGGCATGGATACTGCCGGCAAAGACGGGACAATAAGGCATGTCATGTCAGGAGTAAATCCACAGGGTGTTGATGTCAGCAGCTTTAAGGTGCCGACGCCCGAAGAGGTTGATCATGACTTTCTCTGGAGATACAGCATAAAACTGCCTTCAAGGGGAAGTATCGGGATATTTAACAGGTCTTACTATGAAGACGTGTTGGTGGTGCGTGTCCATCCGGAGATTCTTGATAGAATGAGGCTGCCACCCGGAAAAAAGAACGGTAAATTCTGGGAGGAACGCTTTGAAGATATAAATGCCTTTGAGAGGCATCTGGCTCATAACGGCACGCTGATCCTCAAATTTTTCCTGCACATTTCAAAGGAAGAGCAGAAGAAACGTCTTCTTAAACGCCTTGAAAATGTGGAAAAACACTGGAAATTCTCACAGTCAGACCTTGCTGAGCGCCAGTACTGGGACAGCTACCAGGACATATATGAAAAAATGCTTGAAAATACAAGCACAGAATATGCTCCCTGGTATGTCATACCTGCCGACTTCAAGTGGGTTGCCAGAACCCTCATCGCCGACATTATCTCAACAAAGATACAGGCCCTGGACCTTCATTATCCGGAAGTATCAGATGAGGCTATGGCAAATATCAACCGGGCAAAAACAGAGCTGAACGGTGAAAAAAAGTAA
- a CDS encoding universal stress protein codes for MFSKILVAVDGSAKSNKALKIALEDIAGEGTEIHVVHVLSKHLYQAIESEVGYDGVESPYEIRQNLLDKEREKVVGFLNKACEGKNIGYELHVLKGDPRHVILDTAEEIGVDLIVVGSYGKGLGERLILGSVSNHVISHSKISTLVIK; via the coding sequence TTGTTCTCAAAAATTCTTGTTGCCGTTGATGGTTCGGCAAAATCCAATAAGGCGCTTAAAATTGCACTGGAAGATATCGCAGGGGAAGGAACTGAGATTCATGTTGTCCATGTACTGAGTAAACACCTCTATCAGGCAATTGAATCTGAAGTTGGATATGATGGTGTTGAGTCTCCATATGAAATAAGGCAGAATTTACTTGATAAGGAGAGAGAAAAGGTTGTCGGCTTCCTTAATAAAGCCTGTGAAGGTAAGAATATCGGTTATGAACTTCATGTTCTCAAAGGAGATCCAAGGCATGTCATTCTGGATACTGCTGAAGAGATTGGTGTAGATCTGATTGTTGTTGGATCATATGGTAAGGGTCTTGGTGAGAGGCTTATTCTTGGAAGTGTCAGTAATCATGTCATAAGCCACAGCAAAATATCCACCCTTGTGATAAAGTAA